One Arthrobacter sp. StoSoilB20 DNA segment encodes these proteins:
- a CDS encoding urea amidolyase associated protein UAAP2 gives MNAVATAPALIPGTVILDELVEARGPWSAVVAAGDVLTIVDLDGNQAVDCILYAAKDTSTRYSAAVTIATQGSIFLTTGSVLRADSGQELMTVVADEVGIHDTIGGACSQESNTLRYGQHTHEQHACVENFLIEGAKWDLGKKDLVSNINWFMNVPVDPDGALGIVDGLSAPGKRVALRAEVDTLVLVSNCPQINNPCNGFNPTPVRMIVTRPEARA, from the coding sequence ATGAACGCCGTGGCAACAGCCCCTGCTTTGATCCCTGGGACAGTAATTCTGGACGAACTGGTGGAAGCCCGCGGTCCGTGGTCCGCCGTGGTGGCGGCCGGCGATGTCCTCACCATCGTGGACCTCGACGGCAACCAGGCCGTGGACTGCATCCTCTACGCCGCCAAGGACACCAGCACGCGGTACTCCGCTGCTGTGACCATCGCAACCCAGGGCTCGATCTTCCTGACCACCGGCTCCGTACTCCGTGCAGACAGCGGCCAGGAACTCATGACGGTGGTGGCCGATGAAGTCGGTATCCACGACACCATCGGCGGTGCCTGCTCGCAGGAATCCAACACCCTCCGCTACGGCCAGCACACCCATGAACAGCACGCCTGCGTTGAGAACTTCCTGATTGAAGGCGCCAAGTGGGACCTCGGCAAGAAGGACCTGGTGTCCAACATCAACTGGTTCATGAACGTGCCGGTGGATCCCGACGGCGCCCTGGGGATCGTGGACGGGCTGTCCGCGCCCGGAAAGCGCGTGGCCCTCCGCGCCGAGGTGGACACGCTGGTGCTGGTGTCCAACTGCCCCCAGATCAACAACCCCTGCAACGGCTTCAACCCCACGCCGGTTCGCATGATCGTCACACGTCCGGAGGCCCGCGCATGA
- a CDS encoding urea amidolyase associated protein UAAP1 encodes MTQTLESAPGTATTTGAKLHARAQHGRTAETMIHIPPTSAPARLTEGLPMEAAGALTWAETLAFGRYTHLELARGTRIRITDLDGDACVHAVIIRSGAQHERINVADTVKVPWQAYITAGHPLLSDAGRLMATVVADSSGKHDALTGTTHLAGNTAKYGAGSAHSASPAGRELLTLGGMKHGVSQRQLPPSISFFKGITVDPDGSIRFVGSAGDGAAVELLLHMDAVLVLANTAHPLDPREEFTGSPVDIVAWQSPQDLEALRDGTLGVDLRPEGRLALHNTESDYNARTSA; translated from the coding sequence ATGACACAGACTCTCGAAAGCGCTCCCGGCACCGCCACAACAACCGGCGCCAAACTGCACGCCCGGGCCCAGCACGGGCGCACGGCCGAAACCATGATCCACATCCCGCCCACATCGGCCCCTGCGCGTCTCACGGAAGGCCTCCCCATGGAGGCAGCGGGCGCGCTGACCTGGGCCGAAACGCTGGCCTTCGGCCGCTATACGCACCTGGAACTTGCCCGCGGGACCCGCATCAGGATCACAGACCTCGACGGCGATGCTTGCGTTCACGCTGTCATCATCCGCAGCGGGGCCCAGCACGAGAGGATCAATGTTGCGGACACCGTCAAGGTTCCCTGGCAGGCCTACATCACCGCAGGGCACCCGCTCCTCTCCGACGCCGGCCGGCTCATGGCAACCGTCGTGGCCGACTCCTCTGGCAAGCACGATGCCCTGACCGGCACCACGCACCTTGCCGGCAACACCGCCAAGTACGGTGCCGGATCAGCGCACAGTGCATCACCGGCAGGCCGCGAACTCCTCACCCTTGGCGGCATGAAGCACGGGGTCAGCCAAAGGCAACTGCCGCCGTCGATTTCGTTCTTCAAGGGCATCACCGTGGACCCTGATGGCAGCATCCGGTTCGTTGGCAGCGCCGGTGACGGTGCCGCCGTCGAACTTCTCCTCCACATGGATGCGGTGCTGGTCCTGGCCAATACCGCCCACCCGCTGGACCCGCGTGAGGAGTTCACCGGCAGCCCTGTGGACATCGTTGCCTGGCAGTCTCCACAGGACCTCGAGGCGCTCAGGGACGGCACCCTCGGGGTCGACCTTCGCCCCGAAGGGCGACTTGCCCTCCACAACACAGAATCCGACTACAACGCGAGGACTTCCGCATGA
- a CDS encoding amino acid permease — protein sequence MTSTLSTTANRTDDADLTALGYQPTLHRKLGRYASFAAGFSFVSILTTIFQLFAFGYSFAGPAFFWTWPVVLVGQLLVALNFAELAARYPLSGAVYQWSRRMGGEVVGWFAGWFMSIAQVITAAAAAIALQVVLPQLWDGLQMVGGDPALASPTGAANAVILGAILLVITTVINCLGVKLMSHVNSIGVTCEIVGVAAVILALFSAAQRGPEVVADVSVVTTSDLGAVGAFLVSGLMAAYVMVGFNSAGELSEETKNPRKTAPRTILSALIISGIGGGLMIIAALMAAPSLDDGRLATEGLPYVLTAVLGTFWGKVLLVDVAIAIFVCTLAIQTAGSRLVFSMARDGKLPASVSLAKVHAKRGTPMWPSIAIGALAVGILAINIGNSALFTTLCSVCIVMVYLAYLMVTVPQLLSRFRGDWDRVGQTMPAGLFSLGRWGLPVNILAVLYGALMVINLSWPRPEVYDPSGEHGILLFSAPLMVGAVLLLGIWVRRNIRIRENKAATAAESTNAG from the coding sequence ATGACTTCCACCCTTTCGACGACGGCCAACCGCACCGACGACGCAGACCTGACAGCCCTTGGCTACCAGCCCACGTTGCACCGCAAGCTGGGCCGTTACGCATCGTTTGCCGCAGGTTTTTCGTTCGTCTCCATCCTCACCACCATCTTCCAGCTCTTCGCCTTCGGCTATTCCTTCGCCGGACCGGCCTTCTTCTGGACCTGGCCGGTTGTACTGGTCGGCCAGCTTCTGGTGGCCCTGAACTTCGCCGAACTCGCCGCCCGTTACCCACTGTCCGGCGCCGTCTACCAGTGGTCGCGCCGCATGGGCGGTGAGGTGGTGGGCTGGTTTGCCGGCTGGTTCATGTCGATCGCCCAGGTCATTACAGCTGCGGCGGCGGCAATCGCCCTCCAGGTGGTCCTCCCCCAGTTGTGGGACGGCTTGCAGATGGTGGGCGGTGACCCCGCGTTGGCGTCCCCCACCGGAGCAGCCAACGCCGTCATCCTCGGCGCCATCCTCCTGGTCATCACAACAGTGATCAATTGCCTCGGCGTGAAGCTGATGTCCCATGTGAACTCCATTGGCGTCACCTGCGAGATTGTGGGCGTCGCGGCGGTCATCCTGGCCCTGTTCTCAGCCGCACAGCGCGGCCCGGAAGTAGTGGCGGACGTCAGCGTTGTCACCACCTCAGACCTCGGCGCCGTGGGTGCCTTCCTCGTCTCCGGTTTGATGGCCGCCTACGTGATGGTGGGCTTCAACTCCGCCGGCGAACTGTCGGAGGAAACCAAGAACCCCCGGAAGACCGCACCGCGCACCATCCTGTCCGCGCTCATCATTTCGGGCATTGGTGGCGGACTCATGATTATCGCCGCACTGATGGCAGCGCCAAGCCTCGACGACGGCAGGCTCGCCACCGAGGGACTCCCCTACGTCCTGACTGCCGTGTTGGGCACGTTCTGGGGCAAGGTGCTCTTGGTGGACGTAGCAATCGCCATCTTCGTCTGCACCCTGGCCATCCAAACAGCCGGCTCACGGCTGGTGTTCTCCATGGCCCGGGACGGCAAGCTCCCGGCCTCGGTCAGCCTCGCAAAGGTCCACGCCAAGCGCGGAACTCCCATGTGGCCCTCCATCGCGATCGGCGCCCTGGCTGTGGGAATCCTGGCCATCAACATCGGCAACTCCGCGCTCTTCACCACCCTCTGCAGTGTGTGCATCGTGATGGTGTACCTGGCGTACCTGATGGTCACGGTCCCGCAGCTGCTCAGCCGTTTCCGGGGCGACTGGGACCGCGTGGGCCAGACCATGCCGGCAGGACTCTTCTCCTTGGGCCGTTGGGGACTGCCCGTCAACATCCTGGCCGTGCTCTACGGCGCCCTGATGGTCATCAACCTTTCCTGGCCACGCCCCGAGGTGTACGACCCCTCCGGCGAACACGGGATCCTGCTCTTCTCCGCTCCCCTCATGGTTGGCGCAGTCCTGCTCCTGGGCATCTGGGTGCGGCGGAATATCCGGATCCGCGAAAACAAGGCCGCAACGGCTGCGGAATCCACCAACGCCGGCTGA
- a CDS encoding TetR/AcrR family transcriptional regulator, whose product MTTTGPGRPRKQQAVRPGATARDEILDAAAELFTSQGFANTSTRAIADAVGIRQSSLYHHFSTKDEILGELLGGTVSTSLDFARAMRDHSDDDGLEASGARLHAVVLFDGSQLCTSRWNLGVLYHLPEARAEIFQPFMAARTELRTIYGELGRGVASSPGDPDLGDTAFRLVESLINLRADGLISKDSASTTADTVTILAGLREKLPAVRAASDELIARTAAGDGK is encoded by the coding sequence GTGACTACAACCGGACCGGGACGCCCCCGAAAACAGCAAGCGGTACGTCCGGGAGCTACTGCACGGGACGAGATCCTCGACGCTGCGGCTGAGCTCTTCACAAGCCAGGGGTTCGCCAACACCTCCACCCGGGCTATTGCTGACGCGGTAGGAATCCGGCAGTCATCGCTCTATCACCACTTCTCCACCAAGGACGAGATCCTCGGGGAGCTGCTCGGCGGGACGGTTTCCACCAGCTTGGATTTCGCCCGCGCCATGCGGGATCATTCCGACGACGACGGCCTGGAAGCTTCTGGGGCACGGTTGCACGCGGTGGTCCTCTTCGACGGTTCGCAGCTCTGCACTTCCCGCTGGAACCTCGGGGTCCTCTACCACCTGCCGGAGGCCAGGGCGGAGATCTTCCAGCCCTTCATGGCGGCACGGACGGAACTCCGGACCATCTACGGGGAGTTGGGGCGGGGCGTTGCATCCTCCCCTGGGGACCCGGACCTCGGAGACACTGCTTTTCGGCTGGTGGAGTCGCTGATCAACCTCCGCGCGGACGGGCTGATCTCCAAGGACTCGGCGTCCACCACGGCCGACACGGTGACGATCCTTGCCGGCCTGAGGGAAAAACTCCCGGCGGTGAGGGCTGCCAGCGACGAACTCATCGCGAGAACAGCAGCCGGAGATGGCAAATGA
- a CDS encoding Pr6Pr family membrane protein encodes MTKRNVLIGGRFFFGLLTLVAVGTQLTVHLGLGYDLWNFFSYFTNLSNIFAALVLLISGYRVLIRKRPTEADDVTRGTATIAMAVVGLVFGALLAGEDLGSLLPWVNFVVHYLIPVVMVADWLFQPPRATLQLKHVWYWLLYPIGYLVYSLVRGAFVNWYPYWFIDPARAGGWGGVVVFALAISVGFLVVSLAMLWLGNKLKRQVDY; translated from the coding sequence ATGACCAAACGGAACGTGCTTATCGGGGGACGCTTTTTCTTTGGCCTGCTGACCTTGGTGGCAGTGGGAACGCAGCTGACAGTTCACTTGGGCCTGGGCTATGACCTTTGGAACTTCTTCAGCTACTTCACCAACCTGTCCAACATCTTCGCAGCCTTGGTGCTCCTCATCAGCGGCTACCGGGTGCTGATCCGGAAGAGGCCCACCGAAGCGGACGATGTCACCCGTGGCACGGCCACGATCGCCATGGCCGTAGTGGGGCTGGTGTTTGGTGCGCTGCTGGCGGGCGAAGACCTCGGTTCCCTGCTCCCCTGGGTCAACTTTGTGGTCCACTACCTGATCCCCGTGGTGATGGTGGCTGACTGGCTCTTCCAACCACCGCGGGCAACCCTGCAGCTCAAACACGTTTGGTACTGGCTGCTCTACCCCATCGGCTACCTGGTCTACAGCCTGGTCCGGGGCGCCTTCGTCAACTGGTACCCGTACTGGTTCATTGACCCGGCCCGTGCAGGCGGTTGGGGTGGCGTGGTGGTGTTTGCCCTCGCTATCTCCGTCGGCTTCCTGGTGGTAAGCCTGGCGATGCTGTGGCTCGGGAACAAACTCAAGCGGCAGGTGGATTACTAG
- the radA gene encoding DNA repair protein RadA — protein sequence MASKTSRASKTPAYKCAECGWTAIKWVGRCGECQAWGTVEEYGATVARTTAAATVLEPARRIAEVDGTTAAFLPTGVDELDRVLGGGLVPGAVILLAGEPGVGKSTLLLDVAAKFARTGQDVLYITGEESAAQVKLRAERIDAVAHTLYLSAETDLGQALGQVEKLEPKLLIVDSVQTLSSADVEGSAGGVSQVREVAASIISAAKRRNMTTLLVGHVTKEGTIAGPRLLEHLVDVVCQFEGERHSRLRLLRAVKNRYGATDDVGCFDLNETGIEGLADPSGLFVSRTREPVSGTCITVTMEGRRPLLAEVQSLLAESANSQPRRATSGLESSRVAMLLAVLQQRAGCMLHKDDSYVATVGGVKLTEPATDLAVALAVASAKSRKALPQRLIAFGEVGLAGEVRPVPGINQRIQEAHRLGFTHAIVPASPAGAGVIPDGFSVREVGHLAEALELLIT from the coding sequence ATGGCTTCCAAGACGTCCCGCGCATCCAAAACACCCGCCTACAAGTGTGCCGAATGTGGCTGGACTGCCATCAAATGGGTGGGTCGATGCGGGGAATGCCAGGCGTGGGGAACCGTTGAGGAGTACGGTGCCACGGTGGCGCGCACGACGGCGGCAGCTACGGTTTTGGAGCCGGCCCGCCGTATCGCCGAGGTGGATGGGACGACGGCGGCCTTCCTGCCTACCGGCGTGGACGAGCTGGACCGTGTCCTCGGAGGAGGGCTCGTTCCGGGTGCCGTCATCCTGCTTGCCGGCGAGCCCGGCGTCGGGAAATCCACACTCCTGTTGGATGTTGCAGCGAAGTTCGCGCGCACCGGCCAGGACGTCCTCTACATCACGGGCGAGGAATCGGCGGCCCAGGTGAAACTCCGTGCGGAGCGGATCGACGCCGTCGCCCATACTCTTTACCTGTCCGCGGAAACGGATCTTGGCCAGGCACTGGGGCAGGTGGAAAAGCTTGAACCCAAACTGCTGATTGTGGACTCGGTGCAGACCCTGAGCAGCGCGGACGTGGAGGGCAGCGCCGGTGGCGTGTCGCAGGTGCGCGAGGTTGCAGCGTCCATCATCTCCGCTGCCAAGCGGCGCAACATGACCACGCTGCTGGTGGGCCATGTGACCAAGGAAGGCACCATCGCCGGACCCCGTTTGCTGGAGCACCTGGTGGACGTGGTGTGCCAGTTTGAGGGCGAACGCCACTCGCGCCTGCGGCTGCTCCGGGCCGTGAAGAACCGTTATGGTGCCACGGACGACGTCGGATGCTTTGACCTGAACGAGACCGGCATTGAGGGGTTGGCTGATCCCAGTGGGTTGTTCGTTTCACGGACCCGGGAACCCGTTTCGGGCACCTGCATCACGGTGACCATGGAGGGCCGCCGGCCCTTGCTGGCAGAGGTTCAGTCGCTCTTGGCCGAGAGCGCCAATTCGCAACCACGGCGGGCCACCAGCGGGTTGGAAAGCTCCAGGGTGGCCATGCTGCTGGCAGTTCTTCAGCAGCGTGCCGGCTGCATGCTCCACAAGGACGATTCCTATGTGGCAACAGTGGGCGGCGTGAAGCTGACCGAACCGGCAACAGACCTGGCCGTTGCCCTGGCTGTTGCTTCGGCCAAGTCCCGGAAGGCTCTCCCCCAGCGTTTAATTGCGTTTGGAGAGGTGGGCTTGGCCGGTGAGGTCCGTCCTGTTCCCGGGATCAACCAGCGCATCCAGGAAGCACACCGGCTCGGCTTCACCCACGCCATTGTCCCGGCCAGTCCGGCAGGGGCGGGTGTTATTCCGGACGGCTTCTCCGTGCGCGAGGTGGGCCACCTTGCCGAGGCCTTGGAATTGCTGATCACGTAG
- a CDS encoding phosphatase PAP2 family protein yields MITAISTRFRPAPALRLRQRTLFLWAAGLLVAGDAVFWLMFAAVLSETGLATMDGTVHSFMVDSRNPLLTAVLTALSIVTSPGWVAGIGAAVAVAWMVWKREFWRPAVLMGAMLLAVILSTLVKQDVGRSRPSSSDFLLGPDDALSFPSGHTLGAGIFALVLTYLLVSRSGSRATAVLAFAGAALLTLMVAYSRLYLGYHWLTDVVASLGLALGVTGIAVFVDAARHGGRRG; encoded by the coding sequence ATGATCACTGCCATTTCCACGCGCTTCCGGCCCGCACCGGCTCTCCGTTTGCGGCAGCGGACCCTGTTCCTGTGGGCTGCCGGGTTGCTCGTTGCCGGGGATGCGGTGTTCTGGCTGATGTTTGCCGCCGTGCTTTCCGAGACCGGCCTGGCCACCATGGATGGCACTGTCCACAGCTTCATGGTGGATTCCCGCAACCCGTTGCTCACCGCCGTGCTGACTGCCCTGAGCATTGTGACCTCGCCCGGTTGGGTAGCGGGCATTGGTGCAGCGGTGGCGGTTGCATGGATGGTGTGGAAGAGGGAATTTTGGCGGCCGGCGGTGCTGATGGGAGCCATGCTTCTGGCGGTCATTCTTTCCACCTTGGTCAAGCAGGATGTGGGCCGCTCCCGACCGTCGTCGTCCGATTTCCTCCTTGGCCCCGACGACGCACTCTCCTTCCCCTCGGGCCACACCCTGGGCGCAGGCATCTTCGCGCTGGTCCTGACGTACTTGCTCGTTTCACGTTCGGGTTCGCGGGCGACGGCGGTGCTCGCCTTCGCCGGCGCCGCTTTGCTGACGCTGATGGTCGCCTACAGCCGGCTTTACCTCGGGTACCACTGGCTCACCGACGTGGTTGCATCCCTTGGACTCGCGCTCGGAGTGACGGGGATCGCCGTCTTCGTCGACGCAGCCCGGCACGGTGGCCGGCGCGGCTAA
- a CDS encoding FUSC family protein, producing MAAAKGFSASKRFLRARVRTGLVRSRNSLTPAIQMTVCAVGAYAFAEYVLGHQGPLFAATSSLIALGFSRDPRLRRVIEVGLGCTLGIVVGDLLLHWLGAGIWQAAIVLLFSILLARFLDSGTIFTTQLGLQSLLVVLLPAPAGGPFTRSLDAVVGGVFALLVTILVPKDPRREPRKDVQKILHELAEVLRECGKALTESDSTIAWHALIRGRNCQPLVDRMRQTLRASGEVATLAPAHRRHRDELAGLEHSLEYIDLALRNSRVFARRLTSAINHAALSDEAIDSISEVLQETAAAIDEMTIGLSEQSEGTRRVHLRRARNDLSDIAARLHPKMLDVQRLEGETVVMLFRPLMVDLLEASGMEPDEARAVLPAL from the coding sequence ATGGCCGCCGCGAAGGGATTTTCCGCAAGCAAGAGGTTCCTGCGCGCAAGGGTCCGGACGGGTTTGGTCCGCAGCCGGAATTCTTTGACGCCGGCCATCCAGATGACCGTGTGCGCCGTGGGTGCCTACGCCTTTGCCGAATACGTGCTGGGCCACCAAGGACCGCTGTTCGCGGCTACTTCTTCCCTGATTGCCCTCGGCTTCTCGCGTGATCCGCGGTTGCGCCGGGTGATCGAGGTGGGCCTGGGCTGCACGTTGGGCATCGTGGTGGGTGACCTGCTGCTCCACTGGCTGGGCGCCGGGATCTGGCAGGCCGCCATAGTCCTGCTTTTCTCCATCCTGCTGGCCAGGTTCCTGGACAGCGGGACGATTTTCACCACCCAGCTGGGGCTTCAGTCGTTGTTGGTGGTGCTGCTGCCTGCGCCGGCCGGCGGGCCGTTCACCCGCAGCCTGGACGCCGTGGTGGGTGGCGTTTTCGCGTTGCTGGTGACCATCCTGGTGCCGAAGGATCCACGGCGTGAGCCCCGCAAGGACGTCCAGAAGATCCTCCATGAACTGGCGGAAGTGCTGCGTGAATGCGGCAAGGCACTGACTGAGAGCGACTCCACCATCGCCTGGCACGCCCTGATCCGCGGGCGCAACTGCCAGCCGCTGGTGGACCGGATGAGGCAGACGTTGCGCGCTTCCGGTGAAGTGGCAACCCTGGCGCCGGCACACCGCAGGCATCGCGATGAACTCGCCGGGCTGGAGCACTCCCTGGAGTACATCGATCTGGCCCTGCGTAACAGCCGGGTGTTTGCGCGGCGGCTCACCAGCGCGATCAACCACGCCGCCCTCTCCGATGAAGCGATCGACAGCATCTCCGAGGTCCTGCAGGAAACGGCCGCCGCCATCGATGAGATGACCATTGGATTGTCCGAGCAAAGCGAGGGGACCCGGCGGGTTCACCTGCGCCGGGCCCGGAACGACCTCTCGGACATAGCCGCCCGCCTTCATCCCAAGATGCTCGATGTCCAGAGGCTCGAGGGCGAGACGGTCGTCATGCTGTTCCGGCCCCTCATGGTTGACCTGCTGGAAGCCAGCGGCATGGAACCGGATGAAGCCCGCGCGGTGCTTCCGGCGCTGTAG
- the pstS gene encoding phosphate ABC transporter substrate-binding protein PstS, translated as MKATHFGRNAAIAVIAAGALALTACGSDNATGTTGGTQTSASGTKVTGTLTGIGASSTGAAMDAWKAGFATANSGATVQYSPDGSGAGRKAIIDGSAQFAGSDAYLKDEELESSKAKCGPDGAINIPVYISPIAVAFNIPDVKELKLDAATVAKIFRGQIAKWNDPAIAALNEGVTLPDLKVTPVNRSDDSGTTTNFTDYLAAAAPEVWTDKAAGVWPASLAGENAKGTSGVVKTVTDTPGAVTYADDSAVSGKLGTASIKVGDEFVKISADAAAKAVEAGKPVDGRAANDVAIKLDRKTTAAGAYPVVLVSYHVVCTTYETKEVADLVKAFESYVVSDEGQKTAADAAKSAPLSKTLQDKATAAIETIKAKS; from the coding sequence GTGAAGGCAACTCACTTCGGCCGCAACGCGGCAATCGCGGTCATCGCAGCCGGCGCTCTCGCGCTCACTGCTTGCGGTTCAGACAACGCAACGGGCACCACTGGCGGCACCCAGACTTCAGCATCCGGCACCAAGGTGACCGGCACCCTTACCGGCATCGGCGCCTCCTCCACCGGCGCAGCCATGGACGCCTGGAAGGCCGGCTTCGCCACTGCCAACTCCGGTGCTACGGTCCAGTACTCCCCGGATGGTTCCGGCGCAGGCCGCAAGGCCATCATCGACGGTTCGGCACAGTTCGCCGGCTCCGACGCCTACCTCAAGGACGAGGAGCTGGAGAGCTCCAAGGCCAAGTGCGGCCCCGACGGCGCCATCAACATCCCGGTGTACATCTCCCCGATCGCCGTCGCCTTCAACATTCCGGACGTCAAGGAACTGAAGCTCGACGCCGCGACGGTCGCCAAGATCTTCCGCGGCCAGATCGCCAAGTGGAACGATCCCGCAATCGCCGCCCTCAACGAAGGCGTCACCCTGCCGGACCTTAAGGTCACTCCGGTGAACCGCTCCGACGACTCCGGAACCACCACCAACTTCACCGATTACCTCGCAGCTGCCGCTCCTGAGGTCTGGACGGACAAGGCTGCCGGCGTTTGGCCCGCAAGCCTGGCCGGCGAGAACGCCAAGGGCACCTCCGGCGTCGTCAAGACCGTCACCGACACCCCCGGTGCCGTGACCTACGCTGATGACTCCGCTGTCTCCGGCAAGCTGGGCACCGCCTCCATCAAGGTGGGCGACGAGTTCGTCAAGATCTCCGCCGACGCTGCCGCAAAGGCTGTCGAAGCCGGCAAGCCCGTTGACGGCCGCGCCGCAAATGACGTCGCCATCAAGCTGGACCGCAAGACCACCGCAGCGGGCGCCTACCCCGTAGTCCTCGTCTCCTACCACGTTGTGTGCACCACCTACGAGACCAAGGAAGTTGCCGATCTGGTCAAGGCCTTCGAAAGCTACGTCGTTTCCGACGAAGGACAGAAGACCGCAGCTGACGCCGCAAAGTCGGCGCCGCTGTCCAAGACGCTGCAGGACAAGGCTACGGCCGCTATCGAAACCATCAAGGCCAAGTCCTAA
- the pstC gene encoding phosphate ABC transporter permease subunit PstC, whose amino-acid sequence MTTNSLTTSQGAGRAGDKVFSGAAMAAGCLILAVLFGVALFLVVQAIPALTAPAEDIQGGNGFFAYIAPIVVGTLIAAVIALVIATPVAIGVALFISHYAPRRLASGLGYVVDLLAAIPSVVYGAWGAAFLAKEISPAYDWLATYLGWIPIFEGPASATGKTILTAGIVLSVMVLPIITSLSREIFLQTPKLHEEAALALGATRWEMIKMAVLPFGRPGIISAIMLGLGRALGETMAVALVLSSGVLTASLIQSGNQTIAAEIALNFPEASGLKVNTLIAAGLVLFVITLGVNMIARWIITRHKEFSGAN is encoded by the coding sequence GTGACCACCAACTCCCTGACAACCTCCCAAGGCGCAGGACGCGCCGGGGACAAGGTTTTCTCCGGGGCCGCCATGGCCGCAGGGTGCCTGATTCTCGCGGTTCTCTTCGGAGTCGCATTGTTCCTTGTGGTGCAGGCGATCCCCGCGCTCACCGCCCCCGCAGAAGACATCCAGGGCGGCAACGGCTTCTTCGCCTACATTGCCCCGATCGTGGTGGGCACCCTCATTGCCGCAGTCATCGCGCTCGTCATCGCCACCCCCGTGGCCATCGGCGTGGCACTGTTCATCTCGCACTACGCTCCCCGCCGCCTCGCATCGGGCCTGGGCTACGTGGTGGACCTGCTCGCCGCCATCCCCTCCGTTGTCTATGGCGCCTGGGGTGCAGCCTTCCTGGCCAAGGAAATCTCCCCCGCCTACGACTGGCTGGCCACCTACCTCGGCTGGATTCCGATCTTCGAAGGACCGGCGTCGGCTACCGGCAAGACCATCCTGACCGCAGGCATCGTCCTGTCCGTCATGGTCCTGCCCATCATTACCTCCCTGTCCCGTGAAATCTTCCTGCAGACCCCCAAGCTGCACGAGGAAGCAGCGCTTGCGCTGGGAGCCACCCGCTGGGAAATGATCAAGATGGCTGTGCTGCCCTTTGGCCGCCCGGGCATCATCAGTGCCATCATGCTGGGCCTTGGCCGGGCACTCGGTGAGACCATGGCCGTTGCCTTGGTGCTCTCCTCCGGTGTCCTGACGGCCAGCCTCATCCAGTCCGGAAACCAGACCATCGCCGCGGAAATCGCCCTGAACTTCCCCGAAGCCAGCGGCCTCAAGGTCAACACGTTGATCGCCGCCGGCCTGGTGCTGTTCGTCATCACCCTGGGCGTGAACATGATCGCCCGCTGGATCATCACCCGGCACAAAGAATTCTCGGGAGCCAACTAA